ACTTCGGCAATTGTGATTTTTGCAGCGCCTGCCATACATGCGTTAAAATTTCTTGCCGTCCCTTTAAAGATAAGATTTCCGGCTTCGTCACCTTTCCATGCTTTTACAATGGCAAACTCCGCTTTGAAGGCTTGTTCCATGATATGCATCTTTCCGTTGAATTCACGAACTTCTTTTCCTTCTGCAACTTCTGTTCCATAACCTGCAGGTGTGAAGAAAGCTGGAATTCCGGCTTGTGCAGCACGACAGCGCTCCGCTAAGGTTCCTTGTGGAGTTAATTCGACCTCAAGTTCACCCGAAAGCATTTGACGCTCGAATTCGGCGTTTTCGCCAACATAAGACGAAATCATTTTTTTGACTTGTTTTTTCTGCAAAAGCAATCCTAAACCAAAATCATCAACTCCCGCATTATTTGAAATACAGGTTAAATCTGAAATTGAAGTATTTACTAATGCTGCAATGGTATTTTCAGGAATTCCGCATAAACCAAAACCACCAAACATGATGGTCATTCCGCTTTCGATTCCTTCTATAGCGTCCTGAACGTTATTTACTTTTTTTGTAATCATAACAAACTGTCTTTATTACTGTATATTTTTGATAAAAATAAGATTTTTAGATTAAATTATAACGATTTCGTAAAAATAAATCTAGTTTTTAACCGCAAAGTTCACAAAGATAAAACCGCAAGGTTCGCAAAGCTATTTTATAAAATTCAAACTGTGCGAACCTTGCGTAAATCTTACCGTTCTTTGCGGTTATATCTGTTTATGTAATTTCAATTTTTAAAATCATCATGAATTTCCAAAAAAAAATCCTTTTGTATTCTTCCGAATTTCAGAAGATCACAAAAGGATAATTATATTTAAAACATGAACTTTAAGTTACAGTTCGAATTCGTCTGTATTTTGTTCTGTTTGAGTTGTATCTTTTACTACTGCTGGTCTGCTATAGCAATCTACTTTTATCGAAAGATTTGCAGGTCTTTCAAATTCTGACTTAGAAACCTGAAGTCCTGGATCTGCATAACAAAGTTTCATGAAATAACCCCAAATTGGCAATGCTGCTGTAGCTCCTTGTCCGTAAGTTAAACTCTTGAAACGTGCCGAACGGTCTTCACAACCAACCCAAACACCTGTTACTAAGTTCGGAACCATTCCCATAAACCAACCATCTGATTGATTTTGCGTTGTTCCTGTTTTTCCTGCAATTGGATTTCTAAACACATATGGATATCCTGTCCAACGGTTGTCTCCACTTCCTCCTCCTTCAGTTCTTAAACGAGCACCTGAACCAGTTTCTGTAACTCCTTCTAATAACTTAATTACGGCAAAAGCTATATCTTTATTCAAAACGTCATGAGATTCCGGAATTGGCTCATAAATAACCTCTCCGCTTTTGTTTTCTATACGAGTTAAAAACTGTGGCTTAACATAAACTCCTTGATTTGCAAATGTACTATATGCTGCAACCATATCTTCAACGGTAATATCTACAGCTCCTAATGCGATTGAAGGCTGAGCAGGAATTTCGGTTTTAACACCTAATTTATGCGTTAATTCCACAACAGCTTCAGGACCAACACGATCGATTAATTTAGCCGAAACTGTATTGATCGAATTTGCAAGACCTTGTTTTAAAGTTACCATTCCGCGGTATCTGTTGTCAGAGTTTCTTGGTTCCCAATCTGCTGTAACGTTGTGACGTCCTTTGTGAATCATAAATGGTCCGTCAAGAATAGAATCACAAGGCGACATATTCAATTGTTCGATTGCAGTTGCGTAAACAAATGGTTTAAAAGTAGAACCTACTTGTCTCGCTCCTTGTCCAACGTGATCGTATTGGAAATACTTATAGTTAATTCCTCCAACCCACGCTTTTATATTTCCGGTTTGAGGCTCCATTGCCATTAAACCTGATTGCAAGAAGTGCTTGAAATAACGAATGGAATCCATTGGAGTCATTGTTGTGTCACGCTCTCCTTTCCAGGTAAATATGCGCATTTTTGTTTTTACTTTGAATGAAGCAATGATATCATCTTCACTTTTATCCATATCTTTCATGATTGCCCAACGCGTTGAGTTTTTCATGGCCTGCATCATCAATTTATCTGTTTCTGCCTGCGTGATATTTACGAAAGGTGCATTTTTATTGTTTTTTTGCTCGATGAAAAATTGTTGTTGTAAATTTTTCATGTGCTCAGAAACCGCTTCCTCCGCATGTAATTGCATTCTTGAATCGATTGTGGTGTAAATTTTTAATCCATCTTTGTAGATATCATAATCTGAACCGTCTGGTTTTTTGTTTTCAGAAACCCATTTTTTCATGTAATCACGTAGATATTCTCTGAAATAAGTAGCTGTTCCTTCGCGGTGACTTTCTAATTTGAATTTCAACGTAATTGGCAAAGCTTGTAATCTCAATTTTTCAGATTCTGTAATCATCTTTGCTTTCTCCATTTGAGAAAGTACTACATTACGACGATTTTTTACTCCTTCTGGATTACGAACCGGATTATATAACCCTGAATTCTTGAACATTCCCACTAAAATAGCGGACTCATCCATGGTCAAATCCTTAGGATCTTTAGAAAAATAGGTTTGCGCTGCTGAACTTACTCCAACAGAATAGTTCCCAAAATCATAAACGTTGCAATACATTGCCAAAATTTCATTTTTGGTATATTGTCTTTCCAGACGAATGGCGATTATCCACTCTTTTATTTTCTGTACAATCCTGAATGGAAGAAACTTAGACCCTTCACCATGAAACAATTGTTTAGCTAATTGTTGTGATAATGTACTTGCGCCACCATTGGTTCCTAAACTAAAAACAGCTCTTAAAGTTCCACGTCCGTCGATTCCTGAGTGTTCGTAAAAACGAGCATCTTCGGTGGCAACCAAAGCTTCTACCAGACTTTTTGGTAAATCTGAGTACTTAAGCTGTGATCTGTTGGTTTTGAAATATTTACCAATAACTACTCCGTCAGACGAAATAATTTCTGTAGCTAAATTGGAATCTGGATTTTCTAAGTCTTCAAAAGAAGGCATTGATCCAAATAATCCCCATGATGCAAATAAAAAGAAGGCTAAAATACCCAATAAGGTATATGCAAAAATTCTCCAGAATTTCTTTTTATAGTAGTTAATATCCTTATTACTATTAGGTTGGTTGTTTTTCTTGGTGGCCATATAACTATTTTTCTAATCTTTTTGTTCTATTCTAAAACCTACGTCTGTAATACCATCTAAAGCCTGAACTCCAGGAATTTTTCCTGATTCTCTAACAGCTTGTTTTATATGTACTTTGTATTTCCCTCTAAACTTTACATCTTCTTTATAAAACAGTTTACTTTCTTTTATGTCCGTAAAACCATTTCCAAGCAAAGTTCCATCAGGATTTGCCATTTGATATTCTAAAGTATCGACTTTGGTGAAACCACTCGGCGTTTCTATAGCAACAATTAAAAACAAATTATTGAACGGATAATTGTTATTCTCTCTCAAATTTACAAATAAATTGTATTTTTTTGTAGAATCCAAAACTGGTAAATCAAAGGTTACAACGCTGTCTTTGTGCCATGCACTTCCAACAGATTTGTACTGATCGAATACTCTTTTTTTATCACAAGAAAAAAGAAGTATCGCTACCAAAAGAAGAATCCCGCTATTTTTTATTCTCATTTTTAGTAATAATTATAGGTTTTCTAGGTTCAGCCAGTTTATTCTCATTCGAATTTTTAGGTTTATTCGATTGATTTGGCTTATTATTATTCGGTTTATTTCCTTTGTTTGGATTTGGATTTCCATTTCCTACTCCACCTCCAGGCTTGTTTTGATTCTGATTTGGATTCGGTTGTGGTTTCTTTGGTGCAGCCACCACTTCTGCCTCCACATTTGGTTTGCGTTTGCGATTTGGTTTTTTCTTTCTTTTTGGCTGATCAAAACGGGTTAAACTTTCCTGACCCATTGCATTATTAAAGTCTTTTTCAGGCTCTGAAGTAATTTCAACAGCAAAATCTTCTAATGAAGAAACTTTGTTTTTCAACTTATTTTCAGCAATAATTTCTTTTACCTGATCAATTTTCAAAACATGCCAGTTTGCAAAATTATTCGTGTAGGCAAACCACATTAATCCTTTAAAAATATCTTGTTTTTGACAAATTGCATCTCCTTTTTCGGTCACCAATTTAGTGTCATAATCCGGAAAGTCCTTCAATGCATCCATGTAAGTATCAAGCTCATAGTTTAAGCAACACTTTAATTTTCCGCATTGTCCGGCTAATTTTTGTGGATTTAATGAAAGCTGCTGATATCTTGCTGCGGATGTATTTACACTTCTAAAATCAGTAAGCCATGTTGAACAGCAAAGTTCTCTTCCGCAAGAACCAATTCCACCTAAACGAGCTGCTTCCTGACGGAAACCAACTTGTTTCATCTCAACTCTGGTACTGAATTCTTTGGCAAAATCTTTAATCAAAAGTCTAAAATCGACTCTGTCATTTGCCGTATAGTAAAACGTAGCTTTCGATCCGTCTCCCTGAAATTCAATATCAGAAATTTTCATTTCCAATTTATGCTGAATTGCCAATTCTCGGGCTCTAACTTTCATCGGTTCTTCGCGATCACGCGCTACAGACCAAATATCAATATCTTTTTGAGATGCTTTTCGGTAGATTTTTGGCACTTCATTACTTTCGTGATTTACGCCTTTTTTCTTCATTTGAATTTTAACCAATTCGCCTGTCAGAGTAACAATACCAATATCATGTCCTGGTGATGCAACAGTTGCTACAATATCACCAATACTTAAAGTTAATTTTTCTGAATTTCTAAAGAATTCTTTACGTCCGTTTTTAAAACGTACTTCAACGCAGTCAAAAATAGCCTCTCCATTAGACGGACTCATATTTGCGAGCCAGTCAAAAACCGTCAATTTATTGCAGCTATCGGTGCCGCAAGTCCCATTATTTTTACAACCTTTTGGTGCGCCACCATCTGAGGTTGAACAACTTGTACATGCCATAATTATATATGTAGTGTTGCAAAAAAGCAACTTAAGTTCATAAACGTTTGATCGGTAAAGATAGTATTTTTTTTAGTTTGCTTTTTATCGATTATTCTAAAGCTATGTTAAATGGGTAAACACCTCATTTTTAAGCATAAGCAATTCTATCATTTACTTAAAATTGGCTTATTCTAACACTCTTTTGACTTTTACCATTAACCGTCTTTCTCTAAATGGAGGAATTTTGCAACTTAAAAAAATCAGAGATTTTACTTGATCTAACAATTGTAGAATAAGTAACGATTACTTTCTAACAGAATACCTCTTAAAAGCCCAAGAGTCATTTGTTTCTAAATCATTTTATCATGCAAAATACTACTTATAAGAAACTTCTTTTTGTTTACTCTTTCATTCTTTTATTTTTTGGAGTTGCTACATTTACTGGGACATAAATTTTAAGACTGTTTAAATAAAAATAAATATCTTAGAATTATGAAAAAACGAGTTTACAGTGCTGAGTTTAAATCATCAGCAGTACGATTAAGTTACGAGCGAGAAAACATCAAAGAATTAGCAGATGAACTAGGCGTCCAGGTAGAGCGTATTTATAAATGGAGGTCTTCTCAAAAAACATTTACTAATCTACAACCAATTATTTCTAAAAAGACAGAGATAGATTCTTTAGAAGTAAAACAATTACGAAAAGCCCTTAAAGAAAAAGAATTAGAGCTTGAGATATTAAAAAAGGCCGTTCACATCTTTTCCAAGAGCGATGGGAAATCTACCAATTTATAGTCAGCTATAAACATTTATATCCTATTGAAAAGATGTGCAGCGTTTTAAAAGTAAGCCGAAGTAGTTATTATAGATGGTTCAGTGGCGGTCCTTCTAATAGATTTATAGAAAATAGTCTATTTACAGATTTAATAAAAGAAGTTTTTGATCTAAGCAGTCAAACTTACGGAAGTCCCAGAATAGCGGAACAGCTAAAAAGAAAAGGATATAAAATATCCAAAAGGAAAGTTGCTAAATTGATGCTTCTTAATGGCTGGAGAAGTAAACTTAAAAGACGCTTTAAAGTAACCACAGATTCTAATCATCGATATCCAGTGTGCAGTAATCATCTCAATAGAAATTTTACACCAAAATCACTTAATGAGGTTTGGGTGTCTGATATAACCTATATAAGAACAGCTGCCGGCTGGTTATATCTTACTACTATTATTGATTTATATGACAGGCAGGTTATAGGATGGTCATTAAGCACACGAATGTATACCGATCAAACGATTATTCCAGCTTGGAAAATGGCAGTATCAAAAAGAGAAATAACAGAATCTTTACTTTTTCATTCAGATAGAGGAATACAATATGCTTCGATAGAATTCAGAAAATTGATTAATAAAAATACTTTAATCACTCAAAGTATGAGTAGAAAAGCTAATTGTTGGGATAATGCTGTAGCTGAAAGTTTTTTCAAGACCCTTAAAGCAGAACTTATCTATCAGCATAAATTCACAACCATTGAAGAAGCTAAATTAGCAGTCTTTGAATATATAGAAGTATGGTATAATAGAAAACGTCTGCATTCTTCTTTGGGATATAAAACACCTAAAGAAATGGAACTAGAATTTTATAAAATAGAAAGTGTAGCATAGGTCTTAGAAAATTTGTCCGACTTTTTGTTGCAAGTCCATCCATAATTTGGTAAAAGAATGCGACATGTAAATTAGCTTAAAATTTCAGCTAATTTACAATTTTATACAACTTATCTGACAAACGAATACGAAAAGGAACTTCAAAAGTAACTTTATCACCAATCTTAGCCGTTAAAGCTTCAACTTCGTTGACGATCATTTTTTCTAAAACCAATTCCTGATTACCGGTAGTTGGTCCGGAAATTAAGATTTTATCGCCAGTATTCAAGTCGTGATTTTCAATAGTAAAAAGACCAACTTGTGCTTTTACATAATAATGTTCTGCTTTACCAAGAAGTACTTTTTTTACTTTTATCTTTTGACGAATATCCGCTTGTTTTTCGGCTGTAGCCAAAGAATTATTCGGTAATTCGCCTGAATGTTTGAATTTTAGATTTTCAGACTTTCCTTTTCTAAAAACTTTATTTCCAACTTGTTTTCCGATTCTTAATCTTACCTGATCAACCAACGGCATATGAATAATGTCAAGACATTCTGTAGAACAACAGTTTTCCATAGCAGCTTTACAATCATCACATTGAATGAACAACAAATGACATCCGTCGTTTTCACAATTCGTGTGATTATCGCAAGGTTTTCCGCATTGGTGACATTGCGAAATAATATCTTCAGTAATTCTTTCGCCAAGGCGATTATCAAATACGAAGTTTTTTCCAATGAATTTACTTTCTAAACCTTCAGCTTCAATTTGTTTGGCGTAATTAATGATTCCGCCTTCTAACTGAAAAACATTTTTAAAACCCTGATGTTTAAAATAAGCACTCGCTTTTTCACAACGAATTCCACCTGTACAATACATTACAAGATTTTTATCTTCCTTATGATTTTGAAGCTGATCGTTGATTATAGGCAAACTCTCTCTAAAAGTTTCTACATCTGGAGTAATTGCACCTTTAAAATGTCCAACTTCACTTTCGTAGTGATTTCTAAAATCTACCACAATAGTATTTGGATCATCAAGGATTTCATTGAATTCTTTGGCTTTCAAGTGAACGCCAATATCAGTAACATCAAAAGTTTCATCGTTTAAACCGTCAGCAACAATTTTATGACGAACTTTAATAGTTAATTTTAAAAAGGAATGATCATCATGTTCTACCGCTTCATTCAAACGTATACCTTTCATGAAATCATAAACTTCCAGAGTTGCTCTAAAAGCCTCCAAATTTTCTTCAGGAATACTCATTTGAGCATTAATTCCTTCATTGGCAACATAAATTCGGCCTAAAGCATCGAGCTTATTCCAGGCTAAAAATAAATCATCGCGAAATTTTTTGGGATCTTGAATTTTGGCATACGCATAGAAAGACAACGTTAGTCGTTGTTTACCGGCATCATCGATAATGATGGCTCTCTCTTCTGCGCTTAAAGTGTTGTACAGTTGCATGCTATAAACTAATTTAAGTTGAGAAATAATTATGTAATGAATTCTATTTTCCTAGTGAATTCGGGCGCAAAGGTAAGCTTTTCTTTGCAATTTCAAAACCAACTAAAAGCCAAAAATTAAACAACATAAGATATGTTCAAAAATTTAAGAATTTCCACTCGTAACTCATTCAATAAAATGACCTCTTTTAGTCTAAAAACCTTCGCAATTAAAAAAACACTACTGTTTATCAGAGCGTTACTAAAAATTTAGTATATTTATGTTAACAATTTTAACATTTATACTTATGAATGCTTTAAAACTACCAAAACCAATCTTCCCAATTCTCCTTTTTCTACTCTTGTTTATTTCTTGCAAAAAAGAACAACCGAAAGCGCCACCGCCCATGCAGGCACCTTTTGTCACAGTAAAAAGTGAAGATGTCCCAATTTATAAAGATTTTGCCGGACAAACTTTTGGCGAATTAGACATTGAATTAATTGCTCGAGTAGACGGAATATTGACCGGGTTATATTTTAAAGAAGGTCAAAAAGTTAAAAAAGGTCAATTACTCTATACAATTGATCCGTTAGAATATGAAACTAAAGTCGAACAAGCTCGCGGACAGGTTGCTGTTGCACAAAGTAGCTTGGTAAATGCTAACGAAGAATTAAAAAGAATTCGTCCACTTGCCGATATGAATGCCGTAAGTAAGCGAGAATTAGACGCGGCAGTTGCAAAAGACAAAGCCGCAAGATCTAATTATGCCAGTATGCAGGCAAGCTTAAAAAATCAAGAAATAGAACGAGGTTATTGCAACATTAAATCTCCAATCGATGGTGTTATCGGACTTTCGAATGCCAGATTAGGAGATTACATTACCAAACTGGGCAATGCCTCAAGATTGAATATGGTTTCGAAACTTGACAAAGTAAGAGTACAATTTACAGTTAGTGAATCTGATTATCTTAAATACCAGAAAAGCACTAAACAAGGCGAAAAAATCACTGATCTTCAGCTAATATTATCAGACGGAAGCATTCATCCCGAAAAAGGAACTCTGAACTTTTCTGATACTAAAATAGATCCTACAACAGGAACCGTAACTATTGAAGCACAATTTCCAAATCCTGACGGGACTTTGCGTTCAGGACAATTCGGAAAAGTTCGCGTTTTGATTCGCACAGCAAAAGATGCAATCGTAATCCCTCAAAAAGCAGTTACTGAAATTCAGGGACTATTTCAGGTTTCTGTAATCGATGATAAAAACACTATTCAAACCCGAATGGTGGAAGTAGGTCAAAAAACTGGTGTTGACTGGATCATTACAAAAGGACTAAAACCTAATGAAAGAGTAGCAATAATTGGTAATCAGTTTATTCAGCCCGGATCAACTGTTGCCCCAGTTCCTTATGTGGCCGACAAAAAACAGATTGCATCATCTCAAAACGACTAAATTATGGATAATTTTTTTGTAAGAAGACCGATAGTCGCCATCGTACTATCCATATTTATCGTTATTATTGGAGGGCTTTCAATCCTTGGAACTCCCATAGCGCAATATCCTGAAATTGCACCACCTTTAGTACAAGTTTCAACTAGTTATAGAGGTGCAAATGCCTTAAATGTAGAGCAAGCCGTTGCCACACCAATTGAACAAAAAGTAAACGGAGTTGAAAACATGCTTTACATGCAATCGACCAATACCGGAGATGGAAGTATGACTCTGAACATTACATTTGACATGGGAACTGATTTGGATATCGCAACAATGCTTACCCAAAACAGAGTAAATGAAGCGACCAACAAACTCCCAAACGATGTAAAAACAACAGGAGTTACGACCAAAAAGTCGCTTTCGATGCCTTTGCTTATTATCTCGTTGTTCTCTCCCGAAAAAACATTTGACAATAACTTTTTAACTAATTATGCCAATATCAATATTGTAGATGCATTGGCGCGTATTAAAGGTGTTGGAGAAGTTACACTCTACGGAGGAAGTAGTTATGCAATGAGAATTTGGGTCAAGCCCGATATCATGTCCAAATACAATCTGACAGTTCCCGATATTATTCAGGCGATTAAAGAACAAAATGCGATTTCACCAGGAGGAAAATTTGGAGCACCGCCAGCAACAGACAACAATGAATTTACTTATAACGTAACGCTAAAAGACCGTTTAGTAAATCCTGAAGATTTTGAAAATATCATTCTAAAATCAAACATCAACAATCAGCAAGTCCGCTTAAAAGATGTTGGAACCGTGACTTTAGGAACTGAAAGTTATGCTTCAGTCGCCAGACTAAACGGAAGTCCCGCGGGAACAATTGGAATTAAACAAATGCCGGGTTCTAATGCTTTAGAAGTTGCTGCCAATGTCAAAAAAACAATCGAACAATTAAGCAAACGTTTTCCACAGGATTTAAAATATCGAGTTTCATTAGACACAACCCTCGCCATTTCTGAAGGAATTAATGAAATCATGCACACACTTGTCGAAGCTATTATATTGGTAATTATAGTAGTTTTTATCTTTTTGCAAAACTGGCGTGCAACACTGATTCCGCTAGTAACCGTACCTGTTTCCTTGGTTGGAGTTTTCATGCTTTTCCCATTATTAGGATTCTCAGTAAACGTGCTTTCCCTTTTAGGATTAGTACTCGCGATTGGTATTGTGGTCGATGATGCAATTGTCGTCGTCGAGGCCGTAATGCATCATATCGAACAAGGAATGTCTCCAAAAGACGCTACAAATCAAGCGATGAAAGAAGTTTCAGGTCCCGTAATTGCAATCGCAATTGTACTAACCGCAGTATTTATTCCCGTTGCATTAACACCCGGAATTACTGGACGACTCTATCAGCAATTTGCCATTACAATTGCGATTTCGGTAATATTTTCCGCGCTAAGCGCCTTAACTTTAAGTCCCGCTTTATGTTCTTTATTACTAAAACCTAATCAGGAAGCAAAAGGCTGGCTTGGAAAATTCTTTGCCGCTTTCAATCGAAAATTTTCATCTTTTACAGATAAATACACCGGTTTTTCAGGTTTTCTAATCAAGAAAATGGCGCGAAGTTTTATTTTCATCGGAATTCTGATTGGAGCCATTATTCTTTTGGGAGGAAAAATTCCGGGTGGATTCGTTCCTGAAGAAGATCAAGGATATATGTTTGTGAATATTGAATTACCCGGCGCTTCATCCTTAGAAAGAACCAATAAAGTGATTCAGAAAATCGAGCATATTTTATCCAAAAATGATGGTGTCGAATATTACACTTCTGTCGCCGGATTTAGTTTAATCAAAAACTCGGTTGCAACTAATAACGGATTCTTTTTCGTCGCCTTGAAAGAATGGAAAGAACGCAAACAAGACGTCTTTCAGATTCTAAAAGAAGTAAATGGAAAAGTAGTTTTTGGAATTCCCGAAGCAACCGTCTTTGCTTTTGGTCCACCGCCAATTACCGGAATTGGTAATGCCGCGGGATTCTCAATGATGCTTCAGGATAAGGAAGGAAATACGCCTCAATATCTCTTTGAAAACTCACAACGATTTATGGCCGAAGCTAAGAAACGACCAGAAATTGGAACCATCCGAACAACCTTTAATCCAAATGTACCGCAAATTAGTCTCGATGTTGATCGGGAAAAAGTTACAGAACTTGGACTTTCTCTTTCAGATGTCAATCTCGCAATTGGTGCCAGTTTAGGAGGTCAATATATTAATGAGTTCAACAAATTTGGGCGTCAATATATTGTATTGCTCCAGGCAGATCCAAGTTTTACAGTAAATCCCGAAGACATAAATAAGATTTTTGTTCGAAGTAAAAGCAACAAAATGATTCCGATTTCGAGTATTGCAACCATTCGAAAAGAAAGCGGACCCGAATTTACAACCCGTTTTAATTTGTATAGGGCCGCGGAAATTGGAGGAACGCCCGCGCCCGGATTTACTTCCGCGCAAGCAATGACAGCTTTAGAAGAAACCGCTCAAAAAACCTTGCCAGCAGCGATGAGTTATGAATGGGCGAATATGAGTTATCAGGAAAAACAAGCCGAAGGAAAAGGAAATACAGTATTCATCATGGCACTTGTTTTTGTATTCCTGATTTTAGCAGCACAATACGAAAGTTGGAAATTGCCATTTAGCGTACTTCTGGGAACTCCTTTTGCCGTTTTTGGTGCATTTTTAGGATTATATATCTGTCGCTTTTTTAGTCCGGATTATGTTAATAATGTCTTTGCCCAAATTGGGCTCGTTATGCTTATTGGACTCGCGGCAAAAAATGCCATTTTGATTGTCGAATTTGCCAAAGAAGAATATGAAAAAGGAATGCCGGTAAAAGAAGCAGCTTTATACGCAGCCAAACTTCGTTTCCGACCAATTCTAATGACAGCCTTTGCATTTATTTTGGGAGTTGTCCCTTTGTTAACCGCAACAGGAGCAGGAGCTCAAGCCAGAAAAGTAATGGGAATGACCGTTTTTAGCGGTATGCTCGTCGCTACGATTTTAGGAGTCTGTTTGATTCCGGTGTTATTTGTATTTATTGAAACTTTTGGAAAGAAACCTTCAAAAGAAATTGATGAACCTAAAAAGGAAGAACCATGAAAAATCTAAAATTAATAGTAGCAGTACTTTTGATGGCCGTTTTTCCTTATGGATGTATGGTTGGACCAAAATACAAACAACCCGAACAACCTAAACCGGAAACTTTCTTGCATGGTGATCATACTACGGACACAACAAATACGGTGCGAACCATAAAATGGTCAACAATTTTTAATGATCCTGTTTTAATTGGATTAATCGAAAAAGGGCTTCAAAACAACTTCGATTTAAAGATCGCCATTGCACGATTAGAGCAAGCCAGAGCCAATCTCGGAATAGCTAAAGCCGACTTATATCCTTCTTTTCAATATTCAGGACAAGTAAATAGTGCCGAAACGTTTGCAATGCCTAATTCTGCTTTTGCAAACATGTCCTGGGAATTGGACTTTTGGGGAAAATACCGTCATCAGAAGAAAGCTTTTCTAAATGATCTTTTGGCTTCTGATGAAGCTCGAAAAGTGGTACTTTCAGATATCGTCAGCAATATTGCAATTTCGTATTTTGAGTTACGTGATTTTGATAATCAATTAGAAATAACCATTCATACTTTAGAAACGAGACAAAAAGCTTATGATATTATAAACGAACGTTTTAAAAGTGGTTATGTTGCTGAATTAGACAAAGTTCAAATCGAACAACAAGTCGCAATTGCCGAAGCCAACATTCCTGCAATTAAAAGACAAATTACAGCACTTGAAAATTCGATTTCTATTTTAATCGGACAAGTTCCGCAGCCTATCGAAAGAGGAAAAACCAATAGTGAATTGTTGATTCTCACTACTTTTCCAACTTCAATTCCATCTGCTTTGCTCGAAAACCGACCTGACGTAAAAGCCACTGAACTTTTGTACCGTTCTGCAAACGAAAGAATTGGTGTTGCACAAGCCATGCGATATCCATCTTTTAATATTGCCGCTTTAGCTGGTTTTACAAGTGTTATGGTTGCCGATTTATTTAATGATGCCTCGTATTTACAAAATGTAGGTGCGGGAGTTACCGGCCCAATCTTCAATTTCGGAAAAAACAAACGCCGTGTCGAAGTGAACCGCCAAATTGCCGAAGAACGCAAACTGAACTTTCAAAAAACCTATTTAACAGCTATTTCTGAAGTTGAAAATTCGCTTCAAAATGTTGCGATGTACAAAGAAGAATGGGCTGCAAGAAACAGACAAGTCATAGCGGCACAAACGAATTATGATTTATCAAATGCCAGATATTACAATGGTTACGTTTCGTATCT
This genomic window from Flavobacterium sp. 9 contains:
- a CDS encoding efflux RND transporter periplasmic adaptor subunit, translated to MLTILTFILMNALKLPKPIFPILLFLLLFISCKKEQPKAPPPMQAPFVTVKSEDVPIYKDFAGQTFGELDIELIARVDGILTGLYFKEGQKVKKGQLLYTIDPLEYETKVEQARGQVAVAQSSLVNANEELKRIRPLADMNAVSKRELDAAVAKDKAARSNYASMQASLKNQEIERGYCNIKSPIDGVIGLSNARLGDYITKLGNASRLNMVSKLDKVRVQFTVSESDYLKYQKSTKQGEKITDLQLILSDGSIHPEKGTLNFSDTKIDPTTGTVTIEAQFPNPDGTLRSGQFGKVRVLIRTAKDAIVIPQKAVTEIQGLFQVSVIDDKNTIQTRMVEVGQKTGVDWIITKGLKPNERVAIIGNQFIQPGSTVAPVPYVADKKQIASSQND
- a CDS encoding rhodanese-related sulfurtransferase, giving the protein MQLYNTLSAEERAIIIDDAGKQRLTLSFYAYAKIQDPKKFRDDLFLAWNKLDALGRIYVANEGINAQMSIPEENLEAFRATLEVYDFMKGIRLNEAVEHDDHSFLKLTIKVRHKIVADGLNDETFDVTDIGVHLKAKEFNEILDDPNTIVVDFRNHYESEVGHFKGAITPDVETFRESLPIINDQLQNHKEDKNLVMYCTGGIRCEKASAYFKHQGFKNVFQLEGGIINYAKQIEAEGLESKFIGKNFVFDNRLGERITEDIISQCHQCGKPCDNHTNCENDGCHLLFIQCDDCKAAMENCCSTECLDIIHMPLVDQVRLRIGKQVGNKVFRKGKSENLKFKHSGELPNNSLATAEKQADIRQKIKVKKVLLGKAEHYYVKAQVGLFTIENHDLNTGDKILISGPTTGNQELVLEKMIVNEVEALTAKIGDKVTFEVPFRIRLSDKLYKIVN
- a CDS encoding IS3 family transposase, whose protein sequence is MVSYKHLYPIEKMCSVLKVSRSSYYRWFSGGPSNRFIENSLFTDLIKEVFDLSSQTYGSPRIAEQLKRKGYKISKRKVAKLMLLNGWRSKLKRRFKVTTDSNHRYPVCSNHLNRNFTPKSLNEVWVSDITYIRTAAGWLYLTTIIDLYDRQVIGWSLSTRMYTDQTIIPAWKMAVSKREITESLLFHSDRGIQYASIEFRKLINKNTLITQSMSRKANCWDNAVAESFFKTLKAELIYQHKFTTIEEAKLAVFEYIEVWYNRKRLHSSLGYKTPKEMELEFYKIESVA